The nucleotide window GTTTATTAGGTCAGCATAATATCAGCAATGCCCTAGCGGCAGTGGCAGTGGGGCGAACACTGGGTTTAGACTTTGAAGTCATTGCATCGGGTATCGCAACCTTTATTGGTGCTAAACGACGGTTTGAACATAAAGGTTACTCTCAAGGGATAACATTTATTGATGATTATGCTCATCATCCCAGTGAAGTTCGTTGCACCCTCGAAGCGGCACGTTTACGCTTAGATCAAGATCGATACCGTCGAGTGGTTGCTATCTTTCAGCCTCACCGCTACAGTCGTACAGCGACTTTTATGGATGAGTTTGCTACTTCCTTTGACGATGCTGATGTGGTCATTGTTACCGACATCTACAGTGCAGGAGAAGTCAATATTGGACAAATTAGCGGACAGCAAGTGGCTGATGCCATTAGTCGTCACCACCAGCAAGTGTTCTATCATCCCTCATTAAAGTCTTTGGGAAGTTTTCTGTCTCAAATCTTAGAGCCTGGAGATTTAGCACTCTTTTTAGGGGCAGGTAACTTAAATCAGATTATCCCTGAATTAATTAGCCCAAAAGTCGCTTAAATTAGTCAACCGGCTTAATTATGGCCGGAAATATTGATATTTGTTCTCCTTAAGCGGAACAATACCCTTTTAATTGAGTCGTTTCGGTCTATCAGCATCATCACCTTTGAATCATGTTTTTGTCTCTCTGTAGCTCACCTAGCCCTAAAAAACCCATTCCTATCCCCTTAGCCGGCACAGATAGCTTGATTTATCCTCAAGTATCTTTAGCTCAATTAACCTCTTATCGAGTTGGGGGATTAGCTCAATGGTACGCCGCCCCTCGCAATTGGGATACTTTGCAAGCCACGTTTGAATGGTTTAACGATCAAGATATCCCCTTAACTCTCTTGGGTGCTGGCTCTAATTTACTCATTAGCGATCGCGGAATTCCCGGATTAGTCATTAGTACCCGTTATCTACGTCATCGAAATTTCGAGCCAGAAAGTGCCCAAATTACCGCCGGTGCCGGTGAACCCATTGCTCGTGTCGCTTGGAGTGCGGCTAAACGGGGTTGGCGCGGGTTAGAATGGGCGGTAGGCATACCCGGAACCGTAGGAGGAGCGGTGGTTATGAATGCCGGCGCTCATGGAAGTTGTATCGCCGATTGTTTAGTCAGTGCTTTAGTATTATCCCCCGATGGAACAGTAGAAAGACTCTCTGCCTCCCAATTAAATTATAGCTATCGAACCTCTAACCTCCAAGGCGATCGCCGAATGGTGATTGAAGCGACCTTTCAACTGCAACCCGGATTTAAAAAAGAAGAGGTTTTAAGCATAACCAGCCAAAACTTACAACAGCGAAAAAATTCTCAACCCTATGATCGTCCCAGTTGCGGGAGTGTATTTCGTAATCCTTCCCCCCATGCTGCCGGGTGGTTGATTGAACAGTTAGGATTAAAAGGATATCGCATCGGAGGGGCTGAAGTGTCTCATCTCCATGCTAATTTTATTCTCAACTGTGGCCAAGCCCAAGCCCAAGATATTTTTAGACTCATTCACCATGTTCAAGAAAAAGTAGAAGCCCATTATGCTCTATTATTAGAACCAGAGGTCAAAATTATTGGGGAGTTTGAAACTGTCTAAAAGTTATGATGAGATACTATGATCAATTTTAGAGGTTGATTTTAGTCTGCCTAGCTAGTAAAGTAAAAAACTCTAGTTAAAACATACAATTTAAAGAAACTCAAAGAGATATGGCACAAGGTAAAGGTTTTGGCTTTGGTCTAGGAAAAATTAAAGAACTACAAGAGGCTTTTCAAAAAGCTCAACAAGTTCAAGAAGGAGCTAAACAACTTCAAGACGAACTCGAACAAATGAGCATTGAAGGGCACAGTAGTGATGGTTCAGTGACAGTGGTTATGAGTGGAAATCAAGAACCTCGCAGTGTCACCATTCAACCTACTGCCCTAGAAAAAGGAGCAGAGGAATTATCTACTCTGGTGACTGAAGCGATGAAAGACGCTTATAGCAAGTCTACAGATACCATGAGACAAAAAATGGAAGAACTAACCAGTGGGTTAAATCTTCCCGGTTTATAATAAACAGTAATTAAGGGGTAATGAGTCTTTGATAGCTGGAAATTGGCTATTATCCCTTACCATTTATTTTAAAAATTTTAATCGATTTAATTCAGTAAACGGAAAGAGTCAAAGAAACTTAGCACACTTTGCTCAATTTGTCCAGGTTTTTCTTGACTAGCAGCTAAAACATAAAGTCGTTGTTCGATGAGATAGAGTCTAAAGGTAATCATTTCCCCATTTTCCTTCAGACTCAACTGTTGTCCCGAATAATTTTCCCAAGAGTTGACACTCCCTCCATCAAGCTAACGCTGTGATGGGGGATTCTTGCCTCACAGATTCTTAACTAGCTTGATATTACTATCAAACCCCGTATCTACCATCTCCGCAAGCATTTTCTAGCACGGACTGCCCGACCGCACTGACTCCTCTATTTCTTATTACTAAACTAGCTGCAAAATCTCGATTACAAATAAATCCACATTCAGGACAAGTATGAATTCTTTCACTTAATTCCTTTTTGCCAGTATGTACTCCACAATTAGGACAAATTTGTGAAGTATAATTCTTATCAACCTTGGCAAAATATACATCTCTTTTCCAACAAACATGAGACAATATTTCAAAGAATTGACCAAAGCTGGCATCTAAGTTCTGCTTACAAAACATATTCCTGCCCCAAGCTTTAAAATCAATGTCTTCTACAAATATCATCCCATTACCATCACAGAGACGATGTGCTAATTTGTAGTGAAAATCTTTCCTTGTATCTGATAGGGTCTGATGTAGTCTAGCTATTTTTCTATTTAATTTATGACGATTATTAGACCTTTGATGTTTATTCTTTAATCTTCTTTGCAGCAATCTCAGCTTGCTATGAAGTTTGTTAAAGAATCTAGGTCTTTTAATCAATTCATTGCTGGAGGTGACAGCAAAATAATCTAAACCGATATCTATCCCTAGCGGATTTCCGTGAGGGAAAGGACTAGGAACATTAACCAGAGCTTGAAAACAAAGATTGATGAAATATCCTGAAGCCTTTCTAATTACTCTTGCCTGTTTTAAAGTGAATGCTTCGGGAATTGGCCTTGATAATTTCATTTTTATCAGTCCTAATCCCGGCAACTTTATCGAATTATTGACAATGGGATTCGTCTTGAATTGAGGGAAGACGAAGGATCTCATCCTGTACTTGTTTTTAAAACGAGGAAAGCCTTTATTTAAAGACTTCATCTCGGTAAATGCTCTATCTAATTGGCGTAGAACCTGCTGAAGAACCTGAGCATTTATGCCTTTTAAATCAGGACAAAATTTTCTAGCTTCGGTCAAGGATGCTGACTGTAATTTGTAGGAAGGATAAGAAGCATCAGCCGGGATAATATATTCTTTTAAGAGCGAACATTTATTTAGGTCACTCTTCCGTGAATTACTCCAATCTTTCCTTTGGGTTAAAGCGTAATTCCAAACTTTACGACAAGCGTTGAGATAATTTTCTATCTCTACAATTTGGCGTTTGGTTGGTTTTAACTTATATTGATAATTACAAGTCAGCATAAGTTTTCGACCTTTAATATATTCTTATATTACTGTTATCTACACACAATGTCAATTTTAGTAGCGGTGCTACGCGGTTTTATTTTTTACAGCAATTCACCACATTGGCAAAGCCGAGAGTCAAGAGTGCTACATTAAAATAGATTGTGGGAAAAGATCAAGCTAATTCTCAGGAAAATCTCATCTGTCTTTGTTTGAATTATTCTAGCACCAGAGCAGATCGGAAGAATCTATCTTTGTATCTTATATTCCCATCATTGTCCACCCCTAAAGGAAACAAATCGTGACTGAGATAGTAACCGCAACTCAACTCGCTTATGATATTGAAGATGTCGTCTTAGACCGGTATCAAGCCAGTGCTAAAGAACAACAACCTAGTCTTTGCTGTCCTACAGAATATGAGGGCAACTATCTAGAAATTTTACCCCAAGAGATTATCGAAAAAGATTATGGGTGTGGTGATCCGACTCGTTATGTATCGACGGGGGAAACTGTCCTAGACTTAGGATCTGGAGCCGGAAAAAACTGTTATATTATTGCTCAAAAAGTGGGAGCTAACGGCCAAGTTATAGGGGTTGATTTTAATGATAAAATGCTTCAACTCTCCCGAAAATATCAATCCCAAATTGCCGATCAAATTGGATACCATAACACCAAATTTGTCAAGGGAAAAATACAAGATTTAAAATTAGATGTAGAGGAAGCGGAGACTTGGTTAAAGGAAAATCCTATCACCTCAATACAGCAATTAGGAACATTTGAAGCTCAATGCGATCGCCTCAGACAAGGCTCTCCTCTGATCGCGGATGATAGTATTGATGTAGTCATTTCTAACTGTGTCTTAAACTTAGTTCGTCCCCAAGACAAAGAACAGCTATTTCAAGAAATTTATCGAGTATTAAAACGAGGGGGAAGGGCAATTATTTCTGATATTGTTTGTGATGAAGATCCCAGTCCAGAAATTTTAAACAATCCAGACTTATGGAGTGGATGTATTGCCGGAGCCTTTCGAGAAGATCTCTTTTTAAAAATGTTTGAAGCCGCCGGATTTTATGGCATAGAAATTCTCAAACGAGAAGATAAACCTTGGCAAGTAATTGATGGTATAGAGTTTCGTTCTCTGACAGTTCGAGCTTATAAAGGGAAAGAAGGAATTGGCTTAGAGCGGAAACAATCTATCATCTATAAAGGCCCTTGGAAACAAGTTCAAGATGATGATGGACATATCTTTTGTAGAGGGGAAAGAATGGCAGTGTGTGACAAAACTTACCAGATTTTAACCCACCCCAATAGTCCCTATCATCAAGACATAATTCCCCTTCCCCCCTATCAAGAAATCCCCTTAGAAGAAGCCGAACTTTATAACTGTAAAACTAAAGCCATTCGTCATCCCCAAGAAACCAAAGGAACAGACTATCATCTAACCACAAACACCCCAGACGACTCATGTTGTAGCCCCGGAACTTGTTGTTAATTCATCCCCCAGATGGATACAAAACTTATCCGTATTCATCTGCGTTTATCTGCGTTTATCTGCGGACAAAATCAACTCAAAACATTATGATAACCACAAATAATCCAAAATCCCTAAACCCCTTTCACCAAAAAATAAAACACCCCTTAACCAAACAAAAAATTACCATTTTACAAATAAACCTAGGGAAAAAATGTAACCTAGCGTGTAACCATTGCCATGTAGAAGCCAGTCCCAAAAGAACAGAAGAACTCACCCCAGAAATTTGTCAGCAACTCATTGACTTAATTAATGATTTTCCTCAAATAGAAACCGTTGATTTAACGGGAGGCGCTCCCGAAATGAACTATGGATTTAAGCCCCTAGTAGAAGCCGCCAGAAAAAGAGGAAAAGAAGTCATAGTCCGTTCTAACTTAACCATCTTTTTTGAACCTAATTTTACCGATTTACCCGACTATTTTGCCCAAAATCAATTAAGAGTAATTGCCTCACTGCCGTGTTATTTACAAGACAATGTAGATAAACAAAGAGGGGCAGGAGTTTACAATGTTTCAATTCAAGCCATCCAAAAGTTAAATCAATTAGGCTATGGAAAAGAGGAAAATTTAATCTTAGATTTAGTTTATAATCCTCCCGTGCCTAGGAATGAAAACTTTTCTTTAACTCCCAAGCAAGCCAAACTAGAAGAGGATTACAAAACCTATTTAAAAGACAACTTTAATCTAGTTTTCAATCATCTTTTTACCATTACTAATCTTCCCATTGGCAGAACTAAACAGTATTTGCACTCAAAAGAGTTATATACTCCCTATCTCAAATTTTTAGAGACGAACTATAATGAAAAGACTCTAGATCATGTCATGTGTCGAAATCAATTATCGATTGATTATTTAGGAAATGTCTATGACTGCGATTTTAATCAGATGGAAAACCTCAAAGCGACAACAGCAGAGGGACAAAAAATTACCGTTGCTACACTATTAGAAGCTGGTAGTCTTGACATAATTAGAGACATCAAAACAGCCAATTATTGCTATGGATGTACGGCGGGA belongs to Gloeothece citriformis PCC 7424 and includes:
- the murB gene encoding UDP-N-acetylmuramate dehydrogenase translates to MFLSLCSSPSPKKPIPIPLAGTDSLIYPQVSLAQLTSYRVGGLAQWYAAPRNWDTLQATFEWFNDQDIPLTLLGAGSNLLISDRGIPGLVISTRYLRHRNFEPESAQITAGAGEPIARVAWSAAKRGWRGLEWAVGIPGTVGGAVVMNAGAHGSCIADCLVSALVLSPDGTVERLSASQLNYSYRTSNLQGDRRMVIEATFQLQPGFKKEEVLSITSQNLQQRKNSQPYDRPSCGSVFRNPSPHAAGWLIEQLGLKGYRIGGAEVSHLHANFILNCGQAQAQDIFRLIHHVQEKVEAHYALLLEPEVKIIGEFETV
- a CDS encoding YbaB/EbfC family nucleoid-associated protein — encoded protein: MAQGKGFGFGLGKIKELQEAFQKAQQVQEGAKQLQDELEQMSIEGHSSDGSVTVVMSGNQEPRSVTIQPTALEKGAEELSTLVTEAMKDAYSKSTDTMRQKMEELTSGLNLPGL
- a CDS encoding RNA-guided endonuclease InsQ/TnpB family protein — encoded protein: MLTCNYQYKLKPTKRQIVEIENYLNACRKVWNYALTQRKDWSNSRKSDLNKCSLLKEYIIPADASYPSYKLQSASLTEARKFCPDLKGINAQVLQQVLRQLDRAFTEMKSLNKGFPRFKNKYRMRSFVFPQFKTNPIVNNSIKLPGLGLIKMKLSRPIPEAFTLKQARVIRKASGYFINLCFQALVNVPSPFPHGNPLGIDIGLDYFAVTSSNELIKRPRFFNKLHSKLRLLQRRLKNKHQRSNNRHKLNRKIARLHQTLSDTRKDFHYKLAHRLCDGNGMIFVEDIDFKAWGRNMFCKQNLDASFGQFFEILSHVCWKRDVYFAKVDKNYTSQICPNCGVHTGKKELSERIHTCPECGFICNRDFAASLVIRNRGVSAVGQSVLENACGDGRYGV
- a CDS encoding methyltransferase domain-containing protein, whose translation is MTEIVTATQLAYDIEDVVLDRYQASAKEQQPSLCCPTEYEGNYLEILPQEIIEKDYGCGDPTRYVSTGETVLDLGSGAGKNCYIIAQKVGANGQVIGVDFNDKMLQLSRKYQSQIADQIGYHNTKFVKGKIQDLKLDVEEAETWLKENPITSIQQLGTFEAQCDRLRQGSPLIADDSIDVVISNCVLNLVRPQDKEQLFQEIYRVLKRGGRAIISDIVCDEDPSPEILNNPDLWSGCIAGAFREDLFLKMFEAAGFYGIEILKREDKPWQVIDGIEFRSLTVRAYKGKEGIGLERKQSIIYKGPWKQVQDDDGHIFCRGERMAVCDKTYQILTHPNSPYHQDIIPLPPYQEIPLEEAELYNCKTKAIRHPQETKGTDYHLTTNTPDDSCCSPGTCC
- the arsS gene encoding arsenosugar biosynthesis radical SAM (seleno)protein ArsS (Some members of this family are selenoproteins.); protein product: MITTNNPKSLNPFHQKIKHPLTKQKITILQINLGKKCNLACNHCHVEASPKRTEELTPEICQQLIDLINDFPQIETVDLTGGAPEMNYGFKPLVEAARKRGKEVIVRSNLTIFFEPNFTDLPDYFAQNQLRVIASLPCYLQDNVDKQRGAGVYNVSIQAIQKLNQLGYGKEENLILDLVYNPPVPRNENFSLTPKQAKLEEDYKTYLKDNFNLVFNHLFTITNLPIGRTKQYLHSKELYTPYLKFLETNYNEKTLDHVMCRNQLSIDYLGNVYDCDFNQMENLKATTAEGQKITVATLLEAGSLDIIRDIKTANYCYGCTAGTGSSCGGALV